In the genome of Longimicrobiaceae bacterium, the window ACGAAACGGTCCATCGCGACGACGAACCGGCACCCCGAGCGGGACGATGGACGAGCCCGGCGGCGTCCGGTGCGCCGCCGGGCTCGTCTACGCCCTCGCCCCCGGCGCGAACGTCAGCGTGACGGGCACCGGTCGGCTCCGCGCGTGAGCCACCAGTGCGTCACCCGGGCCGAGCCCGGGATCCGGTCCGGGGCCTGCCGAACCTGCTGCGCGTCCCGCGGGGGGCGCACGTCCAGGGCGAAGGCGATCCCCGGGGCCGTCGGGAACCAGACCACCGTCTCCCCCTCCACCACGTCGGCGCAGGCGCGTCCGTAGGCCTCCCGCAGCTCCGAGAGGCGTGACCCCACCCCCAGGCGCTCGCGCGTGCGGGTGACCGTGTCGCGCACCGCGATCCGGGAGACCGTGTCGCCGGAGAGGACCGCAACCGCGCGCCCTCCCTGCCCGAGCGGGACCGTCACGCCGCGCCCCGGGGAGCCCTCGCGGACCCAGGTGGTGTCGCGCGCGCGGGGGGCCGCCTGGCGGAGAGCCGCCGAGGTCATCCCGAGCGAAACGGGCCCGAGCCGGTCGCGCCGCGCCGCCACCGCGGTGTCCGCCGGCCCCGGCGGGACGGAGTCGCTCCCCGGGACCCCGATCGTGCTGATCTCGCTCTCCACCTCTGTGACCGCACGGCCGTCCGGCCCCGTGAGGCGCGCGCGGACGACGCGCCCCCAGAGCTGCCCCTCGGCTTTCGCGACGGCGGGCGGGATGCGGATCTTCTGCTCCACCGTCTCCGTCCTCCCCGGGCCGAGCGGGGGATCGTCCAGCCGATAGGAGAGCCGGATCCCCTCCTCCTCGGAGGTCGCCATGGTGACCTCCCGGGCGCCCGGCGCGGGCGCCACCGGCTCGACCCAGCCGGGCACGAACAGGTCGAGGCGGGCGCCGCGAACCGCGGTGCGGCCCTGGTTGGTGATCGAGGCGCGGATGGTGCCCTCCTCCCCGGGGCGGAGCAGGCCGGGCGCCTCCATGCGGAGGAGGAGCGCCCCGGGATCCGTCACGGTCGCCACCACCGTGTCCGCGTCCGCGCCGCGGTTACGGGCGCGGTCGATCACCTCGCAGGCCGGGGTCGCCAGGAGCAGCGCGGCGATCCCGGCGTGGAACGCTCCCAGGCGCATTCGAGCCTCCTCCTCGGGAAGTGAAGGTCCACGGAACCGATCCGGCGCCGTGGGCAGCCGCTCCCACGTTTGCGAGAATCACACCAGCGACCGTGCACGACCGGGGCGTGCGGCCGGGGCTCGGGAACATCCGGTGCTCCCGGGTGTCTATGTCCGCCGGCCGCGGGTGCCTGCCCGGCGGATGGCCCTCCGGTAGTCCGATCCGAATCCCATACGACGAGCCTCGGGCACCCGGTGCCCGGGACGTGTTCCCAGACGAGACGAGCAGATGCGTTCACATCCGCGCATGCTCGCCGCCGCTGCCCTTTCCCTGGGTGGCCTCGGCGGCCTGCTGCCGCACGACTCCGGAACGGCCGGCGAGCTCGGCCCGACGACCACGGTCCCGGGCGCGGCGGTCGCCGCCGCCTCGCCGATCCCGATTCCCATCGCGCGCCGGGTCGAGAGCATCCTCCACAGGGCGGCGCCCACCGCGGCCGAGATCCGGGCGCTCCGCGTGCAGAGTGCGGTGAGCGCGCTGGCCGGCCGGGTCGTGGAGCGGAGCGACCCGAACGCGCTCCGCTTCGCTTTCCAGGCGTACTACAACTACCGGGCGGCGCACCCGGAGCAGGTGCGCAAGCCGTACCTGTACTACGTGGACTACGGGCTCGACAGCCGCACCCCGCGCGGGTACGTCTTCGACATGGACCGCCTGGAGGTGGTGGACGGCCCGTTCACGGTGGCGCATGGGCGCGGGTCGGCGGGTGAGGGGGTGCCGACGCGGTTCTCCAACCTGCCGGGGAGCTACGCCACGTCGCTCGGCCTCTTCCTCACCCAGGAGACGTATACTTTCAGCGGCAGCGCGGGCGGGGGCTCCTACCGCTCCGTGGGGCTCCGGCTGCAGGGCCTCTCCGGGCCCTTCAACAGCGCGGCGCGCGACCGCCGCGTCGTCGTGCACGGGGCCCCGTACGTCACGCCCGAGCGGGCCGGCCGCAGCGAGGGGTGTCCCGCGATGGAGGAGGAGCGCGCCCAGGAGCTCCTCCCCCTGATCAGCGACGGCGGCCTGGTGTTCCTCTTTTCGCCGCTGGATCCCGCCTGGCTCCGCGGCGAGCCGTGGGTGCAGGGCGCCGCCGGAAAGCTGGGGACGCGCGGATAGCGGCTCGGCCTGTCCAGGACCACACGAGAGCCCCGGCGATGGACGCATCGCCGGGGCTCCGTACGCCCGGGATTCTGCGCAATCTGTTGATCCTATAGAAAGCTTGGATTATCTTGAGGGCAACCTCTGAGGATCATCCATGCCTACGATCTCGGCGTACACGTCGGACGAGCTGAAGCGCAAGATCGACCGGATCACGCGCGAGGAGGGGCGTAAGCAGGCCCAGGTCGGGAGCACGGCCCTGGAGCTCTACGCGCTCCTTCCTGCGGCCGCGCGCCGTGCGTACCTGGAGGTGAGCGCCGCGGAGGAGGAGCTGCACACGGGGGTGCTGGAGCGGGTCGTCGCGGAGGTGAGCCGCGCGCTCCTGAACGCCAAGTGGGAGATCACGAGCACCCGTCTTATCCAGGAAGTGCGCGAGCGAGGAGACCTTCCCGAGGGCGACCTCTCGGAGGAGGAGATCGCCCGGCTGGCCGTAGACCTCGCCTCCCGCGCCGGGTGACCGGCCCGGCGGGGGCCGCTGGTGACCGGCTCCGCGTCTGCCTGGACCTCAACGTGTACGTGGCGGCGGAGATCGCGCTGGCGAAAGGGCGGCACGACACCACGCCGCTGCGGCTCCTGGACGCGTGCAGGCACGGCCGGTTCGACCTCGTCGTGTCGCACGGGATGCTGGAGCGGCTCACCTCCGTGCTGCGCCGTCCTCCTTTGAACCTGACACTCGCCCTCGCAACCGAGCGCGCGCAGCTCGTCGGCGAGCTGGCTGCGCTTCCGAACCTCCTCGTCCTCGGGGGAGGAGTGATGCCGCTGCGCGACGTGGAGGATCGCGGCGTGCTGGAAGCGGCGCTGGCGGGACGGGCGGGCTGGCTAGCGACCTACAACCTCGCCGACTTCTCCGGGATCGCGGAGCCCGACCCCGAGACCGGCTTCCTGCGTGTGCGCGGAGTCCTGATCGTCCATCCGGCCGATTTCGCGCAGACGATGGGGCTCTGACGACGACACCCCGGCCCGTACCGCACCCCGTGAGGTGACGCCCGGGTGGTACGGGTCGTGCCGGCGGATGCGCCACCGGGAGCGCCGATGCTGCGTCGGCGCCGGAACACGAGCGGCGGGGGGCGGGATGGCGGTGCCTGACGCGGTGGTGGTGGGCTCCGGCCCGAACGGGCTGGCGGCGGCGATCGTGCTGGCGCAGGCGGGGCGCTCCGTGGTGGTGCGCGAGCAGGCGGACACCATCGGCGGGGGGATGCGGACCGAGGAGCTGACGCTCCCCGGCTACCGACACGACGTCTGCTCCATTGTCCACCCGCTCGCCCTCTCGTCACCCTTCTTCCGCACCCTCCCCCTGGCCGAGCACGGGCTGGAGTGGGTGCACTCCCCCGCCTGCCTGGCCCACCCCTTCGACGACGGCAGCATCGCGCTCCTGGAGCGCTCCATCGACGAGACCGGCGCCACCCTCGGGGCGGACGCGCGGGCCTGGGAGCGGCTCCTGGGGCGCTGGGTGCGGCGCTGGCCCACGCTGGCGGAGGACGTGCTGGGGCCGCTGGAGTTTCCGGACCACCCGCTGCTCCTGGCGCGCTTCGGGCTGCAGGCGATCCGCTCCGCGGACGCGCTGGCGAGGAGCGCCTTCCGGGAGAAGCGGGCGCGGGCGCTCTTCGCCGGGAACGCCGCGCACTCCATGGTGCCGCTCACCGCCTCGCCCACGGCGGCGTTCGGGCTCACGCTGGCCGCCGCCGGCCACGCGGTGGGGTGGCCGATCGCGCGGGGCGGGTCGCAGAGCATCGCCGACGCGCTGGCCTCGTACCTCCGCTCGCTGGGGGGCGAGATCGTCACCGGCGCCCCGGTGGAGAACGTGGACGAGCTGCGCGGGGTGCGCACGGTGCTGCTGGACCTGACGCCGCGACAGGTGCTCCGCGTCGCCGGGCACCGCCTCCCCGCCCGCTACCGCCGCGCGCTGGAGCGGTACCGCTACGGCGCCGGCTCCTTCAAGATGGACTGGGCGCTCGACGGGCCCATCCCCTGGCGGAACCCGGAGTGCCTCCGCGCCGCCACGGTCCACCTGGGCGGGACGCTGGAGGAGATCGCCGCCTCCGAGCACGCGCCGCTCGCGGGCGAGGTCCCGGAGAAGCCGTTCGTGCTGCTGGTGCAGCCCACGCTCTTCGACCCCGGCCGCGCGCCGGAGGGGAGGCAGATCGCCTGGGCCTACTGCCACGTCCCCTTCGCCTGCGACGTGGACATGACGCGGGCCATCGAGGACCAGGTCGAGCGCTTCGCCCCCGGCTTCCGCGACCGGGTGCTGGAGCGCAGCGTGATGCCGCCGTCCGGGCTGGAGCGCCACAACCCCAACCTGGTGGGCGGGGACATCAGCGCCGGGGCCATGACGCTGCGGCAGGTCTTCTTCCGCCCGGCGATCCGCCGGAACCCCTACACCACCCCCGTGGAGGGGCTGTACCTCTGCTCCGCCTCCACGCCCCCGGGCGGCGCCGTCCACGGGATGTGCGGCTACTACGCCGCCCAGGCCGCGCTGAAGCACCCCATGGACGCGCCGGAGAGCTGACGGCCGGGACGGGAGATGCTGGCCGGGAGGTGGGGGGAGGCTCCGCAGGAGGTGCGTCTGTGTGAGCCCGCGCCGCACTCACGTCTCGCGCGAGTGGTCGG includes:
- a CDS encoding murein L,D-transpeptidase catalytic domain family protein, translated to MRSHPRMLAAAALSLGGLGGLLPHDSGTAGELGPTTTVPGAAVAAASPIPIPIARRVESILHRAAPTAAEIRALRVQSAVSALAGRVVERSDPNALRFAFQAYYNYRAAHPEQVRKPYLYYVDYGLDSRTPRGYVFDMDRLEVVDGPFTVAHGRGSAGEGVPTRFSNLPGSYATSLGLFLTQETYTFSGSAGGGSYRSVGLRLQGLSGPFNSAARDRRVVVHGAPYVTPERAGRSEGCPAMEEERAQELLPLISDGGLVFLFSPLDPAWLRGEPWVQGAAGKLGTRG
- a CDS encoding PIN domain-containing protein translates to MTGPAGAAGDRLRVCLDLNVYVAAEIALAKGRHDTTPLRLLDACRHGRFDLVVSHGMLERLTSVLRRPPLNLTLALATERAQLVGELAALPNLLVLGGGVMPLRDVEDRGVLEAALAGRAGWLATYNLADFSGIAEPDPETGFLRVRGVLIVHPADFAQTMGL
- a CDS encoding NAD(P)/FAD-dependent oxidoreductase, translating into MAVPDAVVVGSGPNGLAAAIVLAQAGRSVVVREQADTIGGGMRTEELTLPGYRHDVCSIVHPLALSSPFFRTLPLAEHGLEWVHSPACLAHPFDDGSIALLERSIDETGATLGADARAWERLLGRWVRRWPTLAEDVLGPLEFPDHPLLLARFGLQAIRSADALARSAFREKRARALFAGNAAHSMVPLTASPTAAFGLTLAAAGHAVGWPIARGGSQSIADALASYLRSLGGEIVTGAPVENVDELRGVRTVLLDLTPRQVLRVAGHRLPARYRRALERYRYGAGSFKMDWALDGPIPWRNPECLRAATVHLGGTLEEIAASEHAPLAGEVPEKPFVLLVQPTLFDPGRAPEGRQIAWAYCHVPFACDVDMTRAIEDQVERFAPGFRDRVLERSVMPPSGLERHNPNLVGGDISAGAMTLRQVFFRPAIRRNPYTTPVEGLYLCSASTPPGGAVHGMCGYYAAQAALKHPMDAPES